From the genome of Kaistella daneshvariae, one region includes:
- a CDS encoding N-acetylmuramoyl-L-alanine amidase — MRNSLAFISLGFLIISCGSQKNPQNVQTKPTLPKVVPQKTAEAPPKPKIHRESGEDFFRENIADITKNDNTISYGSIVSAEPHRYKVVKTFFPAIAQNFRQKYIILHYTALDEDKSVTVLTQQSVSAHYLVNDQNDREIYQLVDENKRAYHAGISAWRNDKSLNDTSIGIEIVNGGYKVDSSGTKVFPDFSPAQVEKIAALVKDIASRYMIPPTNILAHSDIAPTRKSDPGPKFPWKQLYEEHQLGMWYDEGAKQVFYDSAVLEDYTLQMTVPSFVFKVQTALKNFGYDLLPTGTYDDATKKTVEAFQYHFRPQNYNGLMDAETWAILQALNQKYPVK; from the coding sequence ATGCGTAATTCGTTAGCTTTCATATCCTTAGGTTTTCTAATAATTTCTTGTGGATCACAAAAAAATCCACAGAATGTTCAAACAAAGCCCACGCTACCCAAAGTTGTACCACAAAAGACCGCAGAAGCGCCGCCAAAACCAAAAATTCACCGTGAAAGTGGTGAAGATTTTTTTAGGGAAAATATCGCCGACATTACAAAAAACGATAATACCATCAGTTACGGTTCCATCGTTTCCGCGGAACCGCATCGCTATAAAGTGGTGAAAACTTTTTTCCCTGCTATCGCACAGAATTTTCGCCAAAAATATATCATTCTTCATTATACGGCTTTAGACGAAGATAAATCGGTTACAGTGCTTACGCAGCAAAGTGTAAGCGCGCATTATTTGGTTAATGACCAAAACGACCGCGAAATTTACCAGTTGGTCGATGAAAATAAACGTGCCTACCACGCCGGAATCAGTGCGTGGAGAAACGATAAAAGTTTAAACGATACGTCAATCGGTATTGAAATCGTGAACGGTGGTTATAAAGTGGATTCTTCAGGCACGAAAGTATTTCCTGATTTTTCACCCGCTCAGGTGGAGAAAATTGCGGCTTTAGTGAAAGATATAGCGTCGCGTTATATGATTCCGCCCACCAATATTTTAGCTCATTCAGATATTGCACCAACCAGAAAATCGGATCCGGGACCGAAGTTCCCTTGGAAGCAGCTTTATGAGGAACATCAGCTTGGAATGTGGTATGACGAAGGTGCAAAGCAGGTATTTTATGATTCGGCAGTTTTAGAGGACTATACGCTGCAAATGACGGTGCCGTCATTCGTTTTTAAAGTTCAAACGGCGCTGAAAAATTTCGGTTACGATCTTTTACCAACCGGAACCTACGATGACGCAACGAAAAAAACGGTGGAAGCTTTCCAGTATCATTTCCGCCCGCAGAATTATAATGGTTTAATGGATGCTGAGACCTGGGCGATCCTGCAGGCTTTAAACCAAAAATACCCGGTTAAATAG